A DNA window from Actinomycetota bacterium contains the following coding sequences:
- a CDS encoding flippase-like domain-containing protein, with protein sequence MIDEVPPAPAATPPPPGPLPRARARRRGWLVAAAGAAIAFGIVAAFDRSALVATGQALQHLRWGWIAVAVAAEAVSMLAAATGHRRLLQAGGELVPRRTVLAVAFAGTALASSVPFAGTQMAVAYSLRQYRARGIEVAVAGWALAIAWLLATLSFATVLVAGSVTSGSGLAAAAGLATSLIFLLPPIAALLGLRYPPVRTRVLELLGQLVAASRARFGRPKSDVAATVEATLVRIGELRLRTIDYGAAYGCYLTNWLADVAVLVCAFKATGAPIPWMGLLLAYGAGITADSLGLTPGGLGLVEAALTAALVAAGLRTAQALSAVLVYRFVSFWLLLVVGWVVMVILEGRKPGWVSRRAAAG encoded by the coding sequence GTGATCGACGAGGTACCTCCGGCCCCGGCCGCCACCCCGCCGCCCCCGGGCCCGCTCCCCCGGGCACGCGCCCGGCGCCGGGGATGGCTCGTCGCCGCCGCCGGGGCGGCGATCGCCTTCGGCATCGTGGCGGCCTTCGACCGGTCCGCTCTGGTCGCCACCGGCCAGGCCCTCCAGCACCTGCGCTGGGGCTGGATCGCCGTCGCCGTCGCCGCCGAGGCCGTCTCCATGCTGGCGGCCGCCACCGGCCACCGGCGGCTCCTGCAGGCGGGCGGGGAGCTGGTGCCCCGGCGCACGGTCCTCGCCGTCGCCTTCGCCGGGACCGCGCTCGCCTCATCCGTGCCCTTCGCCGGCACCCAGATGGCGGTGGCCTACTCGCTGCGCCAGTACCGGGCGCGGGGGATCGAGGTGGCCGTTGCCGGGTGGGCACTGGCGATCGCCTGGCTGCTGGCCACGCTCTCCTTCGCCACGGTGCTCGTCGCCGGGTCGGTCACCTCCGGCAGCGGGCTCGCCGCAGCTGCCGGCCTGGCGACCTCCCTGATCTTCCTCCTGCCGCCCATCGCCGCCCTTCTCGGCCTGCGCTACCCGCCGGTCCGGACCCGGGTGCTCGAGCTGCTCGGCCAGCTGGTGGCCGCCTCCCGGGCACGGTTCGGCCGGCCGAAAAGCGACGTGGCCGCGACGGTGGAGGCCACCCTTGTCCGCATCGGTGAGCTGCGCCTGCGGACGATCGATTACGGCGCCGCCTACGGCTGCTACCTGACCAACTGGCTGGCCGATGTCGCCGTGCTCGTGTGCGCCTTCAAGGCAACCGGCGCACCGATCCCGTGGATGGGGCTGCTGCTGGCGTACGGGGCTGGCATCACCGCCGACAGCCTCGGCCTCACCCCCGGCGGCCTGGGCCTGGTGGAGGCGGCCCTGACCGCCGCCCTGGTGGCCGCCGGCCTGCGCACCGCCCAGGCGCTCAGCGCGGTGCTGGTCTACCGCTTCGTCAGCTTCTGGCTCCTGCTCGTGGTGGGATGGGTGGTGATGGTGATCCTCGAGGGCCGCAAGCCGGGCTGGGTGTCACGCCGGGCCGCGGCGGGCTGA
- a CDS encoding LuxR C-terminal-related transcriptional regulator yields the protein MWGGVTHQAAGEPVRKGVQAHLPERASQLEAGWATLRAGDAAAARAVFGPVHASSPSGETFEGLARTSYLESDFTSAIELWEQAYAAYQDAGERLGAVRVARTLGGMYAQIVGDFAVCAGWIARADSLLGESGASAPSGWISLTRGMFEGDRRRKNELFSAALAVGRDQLDSDLEFAALAYLGASLVHEDRIEAGMMLLDEALAAVAGGDVDDFCVLEEIFCQLFSACEYARDVPRADQWIRVGAAIAARRRLPAVSAFCHTHYGGVLTDAGRWPEAEAALLEAARMWALGARSRLRFGAVIRLADLWVRQGRLEEAEQLLDGLDVEEDADVARPMAAIRLARGHTALAQDILNRAVARTDPVSSAAGPLLALLVDVHVAAGQLDHASEASAALEACSAGHPGQHYLQAAAALARARVTLASGTGDPRPFLREALDGFARAGMPIEVARTRLELAAAVVEAQPEVALEQARASLDAFERLQAARDADAAAAVLRAFGVRPATARRSPETLSRREAEVLDLLGRGLSNPEISDRLYISRKTVEHHVSNILAKLGLRSRAEAAAFAARTAPASTSGWKPGPKPAPE from the coding sequence GTGTGGGGTGGGGTGACGCACCAGGCGGCGGGCGAGCCGGTCCGGAAGGGTGTCCAAGCGCACCTGCCCGAGCGCGCCTCTCAACTCGAAGCCGGTTGGGCGACCCTGCGGGCAGGGGATGCCGCCGCGGCCCGGGCGGTCTTTGGCCCCGTCCATGCGTCGTCCCCCTCGGGCGAGACATTTGAGGGTCTGGCCCGCACCAGCTATCTCGAATCCGACTTCACGAGCGCGATCGAGCTCTGGGAGCAGGCTTACGCCGCCTACCAGGACGCCGGGGAGCGCCTGGGAGCGGTGCGGGTAGCACGCACGCTCGGCGGGATGTACGCACAGATCGTGGGCGACTTTGCAGTATGTGCCGGTTGGATCGCCCGGGCCGACTCGCTGCTTGGCGAGAGTGGCGCATCTGCCCCGTCGGGCTGGATCTCGCTGACCCGGGGGATGTTCGAGGGCGACCGTCGGCGCAAGAACGAGCTCTTCAGTGCGGCTCTCGCCGTCGGGCGGGATCAGCTGGACAGCGATCTCGAATTCGCCGCCCTCGCCTACCTGGGGGCAAGCCTCGTACATGAGGATCGCATCGAGGCAGGGATGATGCTCCTGGATGAAGCGCTAGCGGCAGTCGCCGGCGGGGACGTCGACGATTTCTGTGTGCTCGAGGAGATCTTCTGCCAACTCTTCTCGGCGTGCGAGTACGCTCGGGACGTCCCCCGGGCCGACCAGTGGATCCGGGTTGGGGCGGCGATCGCCGCCCGGCGCCGGCTGCCCGCCGTGTCGGCGTTCTGCCACACCCACTACGGGGGGGTCCTGACCGATGCAGGCCGGTGGCCGGAGGCGGAAGCTGCCCTGCTGGAGGCCGCCCGGATGTGGGCGCTCGGCGCACGGTCCCGGCTGCGCTTCGGGGCAGTGATCCGCTTGGCGGACCTGTGGGTGCGCCAGGGCAGGCTGGAGGAGGCCGAGCAACTGTTGGACGGCCTCGATGTTGAGGAGGATGCGGACGTAGCCCGGCCGATGGCCGCCATCCGCCTCGCCCGGGGCCACACCGCCCTGGCCCAGGACATTCTGAACCGGGCCGTGGCGCGCACTGACCCGGTGAGCTCGGCAGCCGGACCGCTGCTGGCGCTGCTGGTCGATGTGCACGTTGCCGCCGGACAGCTTGACCATGCCTCTGAGGCGTCGGCGGCGCTCGAGGCCTGCTCCGCTGGCCATCCGGGACAGCACTACCTCCAGGCCGCGGCTGCCCTCGCCCGTGCTCGGGTGACCCTCGCATCCGGAACCGGGGATCCCCGGCCCTTCCTGCGGGAGGCCCTGGATGGGTTCGCCCGCGCCGGGATGCCGATTGAGGTGGCCCGTACCCGGCTCGAGCTGGCGGCGGCCGTGGTGGAGGCGCAGCCCGAGGTGGCCCTGGAACAGGCACGAGCCTCCCTTGACGCCTTCGAGCGCCTGCAGGCCGCCCGCGATGCCGACGCCGCCGCAGCCGTCCTCCGGGCCTTTGGGGTGCGGCCGGCCACGGCCCGGAGGAGCCCGGAGACCCTCTCCCGGCGGGAAGCCGAAGTGCTCGACCTGTTGGGCCGCGGGCTCTCGAATCCCGAGATCTCCGACCGGCTCTACATCAGCCGGAAGACTGTGGAGCACCACGTCAGCAACATCCTGGCCAAGCTTGGCCTGCGCAGCCGTGCCGAGGCCGCAGCCTTCGCCGCCCGGACGGCTCCGGCCTCGACCTCGGGCTGGAAACCAGGACCGAAACCAGCACCGGAATAG
- a CDS encoding NAD(P)/FAD-dependent oxidoreductase, translating to MAITYDAIVAGARCAGAPTAMLLARQGYRVLLVDRATFPSDTLSTLVIHAPGVAALERWGLLPRVLASGCPPIERYSFDFGPVRLAGRPRPCGDVATAYAPRRHVLDKILVDAAAATGVEVREGFDIEEVVFEDGAAVGIRGRERGAPRVEERARVVVGADGRNSRIAESVGAPRYREKGRLQQAYYSFWRDLPTQDLETVIRPYRGWGVIPTGDGLTLVVLGWPYAESEAYKADIEGNFLKTLELVPEFAQRVRQAERVEPFRGGAVVNVLRKPYGPGWALVGDAGYTKDPITAQGISDAFRDAELCSGALAESLRGAAPFEDAMAGYHRARDARALPIYEFTAQIATLEPPPPEMQQLIGAVAGNQAAMDAFASVVAGTLSASEFFDPANLERVLGAPAPA from the coding sequence ATGGCCATCACGTACGACGCAATCGTTGCCGGCGCCCGCTGCGCCGGGGCGCCCACCGCCATGCTGCTTGCCCGCCAGGGTTACCGGGTCCTCCTGGTGGACCGGGCGACGTTCCCCAGCGACACGCTGTCAACGCTGGTAATCCATGCGCCAGGCGTCGCCGCGCTCGAGCGCTGGGGGCTGTTGCCCAGGGTCTTGGCATCGGGCTGCCCGCCGATCGAGCGGTACTCCTTTGACTTCGGGCCGGTCAGGCTGGCCGGACGGCCGCGGCCCTGCGGCGATGTGGCGACTGCCTACGCTCCCCGCCGCCACGTCCTGGACAAGATCCTGGTGGACGCCGCCGCGGCGACCGGCGTCGAGGTCCGGGAGGGATTCGACATCGAGGAGGTGGTCTTCGAAGATGGGGCCGCGGTGGGCATCCGCGGCCGGGAGCGGGGCGCGCCAAGGGTGGAGGAGCGGGCACGCGTCGTCGTGGGCGCGGACGGCCGGAATTCGCGCATCGCCGAGTCGGTCGGCGCGCCCCGCTACCGGGAAAAGGGACGGTTGCAGCAGGCCTACTACAGCTTCTGGCGTGACCTACCCACACAGGACCTGGAGACCGTGATCCGTCCCTACCGGGGTTGGGGCGTCATCCCGACCGGCGACGGCCTGACCCTGGTCGTGCTGGGCTGGCCCTATGCCGAGTCGGAAGCGTACAAAGCTGATATCGAAGGCAACTTCCTGAAGACCTTGGAGTTGGTGCCGGAGTTCGCCCAGCGGGTGCGGCAGGCCGAACGGGTGGAGCCCTTCCGCGGGGGAGCGGTGGTCAATGTCCTCCGGAAACCCTACGGCCCGGGGTGGGCATTGGTCGGGGACGCCGGGTACACCAAGGATCCGATCACCGCCCAGGGGATCAGCGACGCCTTCCGGGATGCCGAGCTGTGCTCGGGTGCGCTGGCCGAGAGCCTTCGCGGGGCAGCCCCTTTCGAAGATGCGATGGCCGGCTACCACCGGGCGCGCGATGCCCGGGCTCTGCCGATCTACGAGTTCACCGCCCAGATCGCCACGCTGGAACCCCCGCCGCCCGAGATGCAGCAGCTGATCGGGGCGGTGGCGGGGAACCAAGCGGCCATGGACGCTTTTGCCAGCGTGGTGGCCGGGACCTTGTCTGCGTCGGAGTTCTTCGACCCGGCGAACCTGGAACGA